The region GGCCAGATCGCGCTGAAGTGGCCCAACGACGTGCTGCTCGAAGGCGACAAGCTGGCCGGCATCCTGATCGAAACCGCGTGGAGCACCGACGAAGCGAGCGCGGTGGTGATCGGTATCGGCACCAACGTGAAAGGCGCTGATGAACTCGCCGCCAAGGTCGGCGCGCTGAACGCGGATGTGCCGCCCCAGGCGCGCGGCACGGTGCCGACCGCGCTGCAACGCGCGCTGCCTAACGCGAACCTCACCGACACGCTGGCCGCGGAACTGAACGCGCTCGAACCGGCGTTGCAGCGCTTCGGCGCCGAAGGCTTCGCACCGTTCCAGCCGCGCTGGAACGCGGTGCATGCTTACGCGGGCCGCGAAGTGGTGCTGCTCGAGCAGGGCGAAGAACTTGCGCGCGGTGTGGCGGCTGGCGTCGACGAACGCGGTCAGTTGCTGCTCGACACGGCTTCGGGCCGTCAGACCATCGCGACCGGCGACGTCTCGCTGCGTCTGGCCGACGGTGCTGCATGACGAGCGGCGCGCCTTATCTGTTGATCGACGCCGGCAATAGCCGCATCAAATGGGCGCTGGTGCAGCAGGACGGCACGCAGAGCGCGACCGGCGCCCTCGCGCATGGCGGCGCGGATCAACCCGACTGGTCGAATTTGCCGACGCCAGGCGGCGCATGGTTATCGAACGTCGCAGGCGAGACGGTGGCAGCGCGGATCGGCGCGTTGCTGGACGCTCATTGGCCGCAGCTGCCGCTTACAACGATCCGCGCGTGCGCGCAGCAATGCGGCGTGACCAATAGCTACACGACGCCACATGCGCTCGGCAGCGACCGCTGGGCCGGCCTGATTGGCGCGCATGCGGCATTTCCGGGCGAGCATCTGTTGATTGCGACTTTCGGCACGGCGACCACGCTGGAAGCGTTGCGTGCGGACGGCTGCTTTGTCGGCGGATTGATTGCACCGGGCTGGACGCTGATGATGCGTTCATTGGGCGAGCACACTGCGCAACTGCCGACGCTCGACGCCAACGCCGCGCGCGGCCTGCTCAACGATGGCGACGCGCCTGCCGGCGAGCGCCGCGGCCCGTTCTTCGAGACTGACACCCCGCGTTCGTTGTCTGCGGGCTGCACGTTGGCGCAAGCGGGATTGATCGAGCGGATGTGGCGCGACTTGCAGGACGAGTG is a window of Paraburkholderia sp. IMGN_8 DNA encoding:
- a CDS encoding type III pantothenate kinase — its product is MTSGAPYLLIDAGNSRIKWALVQQDGTQSATGALAHGGADQPDWSNLPTPGGAWLSNVAGETVAARIGALLDAHWPQLPLTTIRACAQQCGVTNSYTTPHALGSDRWAGLIGAHAAFPGEHLLIATFGTATTLEALRADGCFVGGLIAPGWTLMMRSLGEHTAQLPTLDANAARGLLNDGDAPAGERRGPFFETDTPRSLSAGCTLAQAGLIERMWRDLQDEWRVPVRLVVSGGAADEVAGALKVPHTRHDSLVLSGLALIAAESTTVRDT
- a CDS encoding biotin--[acetyl-CoA-carboxylase] ligase; amino-acid sequence: MNASKTPPQAAATHDWRIDRERAVALFGPHAHDWPIEIVEETGSTNADLMTRVKALPRKAGALPRPIVRVAYLQTAGRGRRGRPWYAEPGNALLFSVACVLLRPLEGLAGLSLAVGVALVDGLRSLPVAGPGQIALKWPNDVLLEGDKLAGILIETAWSTDEASAVVIGIGTNVKGADELAAKVGALNADVPPQARGTVPTALQRALPNANLTDTLAAELNALEPALQRFGAEGFAPFQPRWNAVHAYAGREVVLLEQGEELARGVAAGVDERGQLLLDTASGRQTIATGDVSLRLADGAA